In Macrobrachium rosenbergii isolate ZJJX-2024 chromosome 16, ASM4041242v1, whole genome shotgun sequence, a single genomic region encodes these proteins:
- the LOC136846933 gene encoding uncharacterized protein, which yields MTKLTPDSGPRDLYDEAYESKLTLDSGSSHEIHMTKLTPDSGSRDLYDEACEALSSRVEAYARFRIKSRHLYDESSPDSGSRDLYDEAGEARSLRLNQDREISPVQLLDMGNGRLLVRMTLNVSCAERRHGDESTNELEVSLRREFESNRDLTSASYLASEFNVQRRLRDSDSQGGRDSESQRLRESEIQRVRGSETHSVRDSETQIVRGSESQRLRGSAAQRLIESETHRVRFRDSENQRVRE from the exons ATGACGAAGCTTACGCCCGATTCAGGACCAAGAGATTTATATGACGAAGCTTACGAGTCGAAGCTTACGCTCGATTCAGGATCAAGTCACGAGATTCATATGACGAAGCTCACGCCCGATTCAGGATCAAGAGATTTATATGACGAAGCTTGCGAAGCACTAAGCTCACGAGTCGAAGCTTACGCTCGATTCAGGATCAAGTCACGACATTTATATGACGAATCTTCGCCCGATTCAGGATCAAGAGATTTATATGACGAAGCTGGCGAGGCACGAAGCTTACGTTTGAATCAGGATCGAGAGATTTCCCCCGTGCAATTATTAGACATGGGAAATGGTCGCCTGCTGGTGCGCATGACCCTGAATGTTTCCTGCGCAGAGAGGAGACATGGCGATGAGTCTACGAATGAGCTCGAAGTCAGCCTTCGCCGGGAAT TCGAATCCAATAGAGACTTGACTTCGGCGTCTTATCTTGCATCAGAATTTAATGTTCAGAGGAGACTTAGAGACTCAGATAGTCAGGGAGGCAGAGACTCAGAAAGTCAGAGGCTCAGAGAGTCAGAGATTCAGAGAGTCAGAGGCTCAGAGACTCATAGTGTCAGAGACTCAGAGACTCAGATAGTCAGAGGCTCAGAGAGTCAGAGACTCAGAGGGTCAGCAGCTCAGAGACTCATAGAGTCAGAGACTCACAGAGTCAGATTCAGAGACTCAGAGAATCAGAGAGTTAGAGAGTGA